The genomic segment CCGCGCGTGGCGGCATGATCGAAATCCAGGGCACTGCCGAGGGCGAAGCCGTGGCGCGCTCCGATATGGACGCCATGATCGATCTCGCGATGGAAGGGGTGACCAAGCTCTGCACCATCCAAGCCGACGCGCTCAAGGGCGCCGGGGTCGAGCTCGAGAAGCTGCTGATCCGTAGGTAGCTCGGCGGGAACCGCCAAGGCTGGGTCCTTGGCGGTCAATCTCGAGCAGCGGAAACCTCGCGAGTCACTCAATACGAATCGGCAGCCGCCGGCGTCCCCAGGCTCCAGCTTCGGTGGCGAAGCGACCCGCGATGGGTTCACCGCAATGGGAGCAGGCTCCGGTGGCTTCGTCGCCGCTGGCGACTGCGTACTCCCCAAGCGCGTACCAGTCGCGCTCGATGAGTCGCGCCTGGCACCTGGGGCAGTACGTCGACTGGCTCTCGGGTTGATGGATATTACCGCAGTACACATGGTGGAGGCCGATGGCCTTGGCCTGATCTCTGGCCCTTAGACACGTTTCCGCGGGGGTACGCTCAGGCCCGGTGAGCTTGTAGTCGGGATGAAAGGCAGAGAAGTGCAGCGGAACGTCGGCGCCGAGGTGCTCGTACACCCAGCCTGCGAGCTGTTCTACCTCGCCTTCGGAGTCGTTCTCTCCGGGGATGAGCAGCGTGGTGACTTCTAGCCAACAGCGCGTCTCGTGTTTGATGTAGCGCAGCGTATCCAGCACCGGGCCCAGCTCCGCGAAGCAGAGCTTCTGGTAGAAGCGCTCGGTGAAAGCCTTGAGGTCGATGTTCGCGGCGTCCATCGCGGCGAAGAACGGTTCCCGCGCGAGGTCGCTGATGTAGCCGGCGCTGACCGCGACGCTCTTCACTCCCTGCTCGCGACATGCGACCGCGGTATCGATGGCGTACTCCGCGAAGATCACCGGGTCGTTGTAGGTGAAGGCGACGCTCTGGCAGCCGTTGCTTCGCGCAGCAGCGGCGATCCGTTCGGGCAGTGCGCGCTCCGAGAGCCGCGCGACGTCTCGCGCCTTGCTGATGTCCCAGTTCTGGCAGAAGCGACAGCCGAGGTTGCACCCCGCGGTGCCGAACGACAGCACGCTGGACCCTGGATAGAAGTGATTGAGCGGCTTCTTCTCGATTGGGTCGATGCAGAAGCCGGTCGCCGCGCCAAAGCTCGTGAGCACGATGTCGTCGCCCTGGCGCTGGCGCACGAAGCAGAAGGCACGCTGCCCATCCTGAAGGCGACAGTGGCGCGGACACAGATCGCACTGCAGGCGCTCGCCCTCGAAGTGCTGCCATCGACCAACCGCCGCCTGCCCGCTGCCTGTCATCGCGCCCTCTCCCCCCAAGAAAACCTCTCAGCACAAAGCATGGCGCACCCGGCGTGTGTGCGCGAGGCCCAGCCGGAAGAGGCCAGAGGCTCAGTCCGTCGCTGGGGCGTCAGCGAATAGGTAGCGGAAGATCATACTGCCGAGGGCCTCACGCAGCGCTTCGGCGCGCGCTTCGGACTTCACGCCGCGCCCTCCGACGGTGAACACCGCGATCTCCTGCGCGGCGATCTGAATCACCTCCGCAGCGGCGACGGGATCGGGAACGTGGCTCTGGGGCACCACCTCACGCACCAGAGCCGCAAGCACCGTGCGTCCCCGGGA from the Polyangiaceae bacterium genome contains:
- the amrS gene encoding AmmeMemoRadiSam system radical SAM enzyme, translating into MTGSGQAAVGRWQHFEGERLQCDLCPRHCRLQDGQRAFCFVRQRQGDDIVLTSFGAATGFCIDPIEKKPLNHFYPGSSVLSFGTAGCNLGCRFCQNWDISKARDVARLSERALPERIAAAARSNGCQSVAFTYNDPVIFAEYAIDTAVACREQGVKSVAVSAGYISDLAREPFFAAMDAANIDLKAFTERFYQKLCFAELGPVLDTLRYIKHETRCWLEVTTLLIPGENDSEGEVEQLAGWVYEHLGADVPLHFSAFHPDYKLTGPERTPAETCLRARDQAKAIGLHHVYCGNIHQPESQSTYCPRCQARLIERDWYALGEYAVASGDEATGACSHCGEPIAGRFATEAGAWGRRRLPIRIE